One genomic segment of Fusobacterium nucleatum includes these proteins:
- a CDS encoding glycosyltransferase has translation MNTYKKKIKLAVVAPPFSGHLYPILELALPLLKEKDKYDICVYTGFQKEEVVKKLGFSVKVLLRDKPTAFEKISDTDRQTNPLIAYKQFKENMGLMPEVIKEIEDFFTENKPDIVLADFIAVPVGFVCKKFNIPWITSIPTPFAIENKTTTPAYVGGLYPRNNFFFNLRDKLARSLVRNFKRLVCFILRKQLKELNFTLYNEKEEENIYSPYSILGLGMKELEFRDDFPSQFLWAGPCCSSLFQDSVKFINNKNLEKTIFLTNGTHLKWAKKLIIDIARELSQKYPQYLFVVSLGSYLERGKEIIKENNLYIYHYLDYDEILPKVNYVIHHGGAGILYSCIKYNKPAVVIPHDYDQFDYGVRADLVKIGIIAKLKSRKSILRAFDIMINKREWSNLEKLSKDFNNYSPSELLEKEINRILKGGEQ, from the coding sequence ATGAATACTTACAAGAAAAAAATTAAACTTGCTGTTGTTGCACCACCTTTCAGTGGACATCTTTATCCAATTTTAGAGTTAGCACTCCCTTTATTAAAAGAAAAAGATAAATATGATATCTGTGTTTACACCGGCTTTCAAAAAGAAGAGGTTGTTAAAAAATTAGGTTTTTCTGTAAAAGTTTTACTTAGAGATAAACCTACTGCCTTTGAAAAAATATCTGATACAGATAGGCAAACTAATCCTCTAATTGCATACAAACAATTCAAAGAAAATATGGGACTTATGCCAGAAGTTATAAAGGAAATTGAAGATTTTTTTACTGAAAATAAGCCTGATATAGTCCTAGCTGATTTTATTGCTGTTCCAGTGGGCTTTGTATGTAAAAAATTTAATATTCCTTGGATTACGAGTATTCCTACACCTTTTGCAATAGAAAATAAAACAACAACTCCTGCCTATGTGGGAGGGCTTTATCCAAGAAATAACTTTTTCTTTAATTTAAGAGATAAATTAGCAAGAAGTCTTGTTAGAAATTTTAAAAGATTAGTTTGTTTTATTTTAAGAAAACAATTAAAAGAATTAAATTTCACTCTATATAATGAAAAGGAAGAAGAAAATATTTATTCCCCTTATTCTATATTAGGCTTAGGTATGAAAGAGCTTGAATTTAGAGATGACTTTCCTAGTCAATTTTTATGGGCAGGACCTTGTTGCTCATCACTTTTTCAAGATAGTGTAAAATTTATAAATAATAAAAATCTTGAAAAGACTATATTTTTAACTAATGGTACTCATTTAAAATGGGCTAAAAAATTGATAATTGATATAGCAAGAGAACTTTCTCAAAAATATCCACAATATTTATTTGTAGTTTCATTGGGAAGTTATTTAGAAAGAGGGAAAGAAATTATAAAAGAAAATAATTTATATATTTATCATTATTTAGATTATGATGAAATTTTACCTAAGGTTAACTATGTTATTCATCATGGTGGAGCTGGAATACTTTATTCTTGCATAAAATACAATAAACCTGCCGTTGTTATACCACATGATTATGACCAATTTGATTATGGGGTGAGAGCTGATTTAGTAAAAATCGGAATTATAGCTAAGTTAAAATCAAGAAAGTCTATTTTAAGAGCCTTTGATATAATGATAAATAAAAGGGAATGGAGTAATTTAGAAAAATTATCAAAAGATTTTAATAATTATTCTCCTAGTGAATTATTAGAAAAGGAAATCAACAGAATATTAAAGGGAGGAGAGCAATGA
- a CDS encoding NAD(P)-dependent oxidoreductase has product MKVLLTGATGFLGKYVIEELKNNSYQVVAFGRNEKIGKALIDENVEFYKGDIDNLDDLFKASQDCTAVIHAAALSTVWGRWEDFYNVNVLGTKNVVQVCEEKNLKLVFVSSPSIYAGAKDQLDVKEDEAPKKNDLNYYIKSKIMAENIIKSSNLNYMIIRPRGLFGVGDTSIIPRLLELNKKIGIPLFVDGKQKVDITCVENVAYALRLALENNQYSREIYNITNDEPIEFKEILTLFFNEIGTEGKYLKWNYNLISSLVSFLEIFYKFFRIKKEPPITKYTLYLMRYSQTLNIDKAKKELGYYPKMSILEGVKKYVEHSRKNDRES; this is encoded by the coding sequence ATGAAAGTTTTACTTACAGGAGCAACAGGATTTTTGGGAAAATATGTAATTGAGGAATTAAAAAATAACTCTTATCAAGTTGTTGCCTTTGGTAGAAATGAAAAAATTGGTAAAGCATTGATTGATGAAAATGTTGAATTTTATAAAGGCGATATAGATAATTTAGATGATTTATTTAAGGCTTCCCAAGATTGTACTGCTGTTATTCATGCTGCTGCACTTTCTACTGTTTGGGGTAGATGGGAAGATTTCTATAATGTAAATGTATTAGGGACAAAAAATGTCGTTCAAGTTTGTGAAGAAAAAAATTTAAAATTAGTTTTTGTTTCATCTCCAAGTATATATGCAGGAGCAAAAGACCAATTAGATGTTAAAGAAGACGAAGCACCAAAAAAGAATGATTTAAATTACTATATAAAAAGTAAAATTATGGCAGAAAATATAATAAAATCTTCTAATTTAAACTATATGATAATTCGTCCTCGTGGATTATTTGGAGTAGGAGATACAAGTATAATACCAAGACTTTTAGAATTAAATAAGAAAATTGGTATTCCTCTTTTTGTTGATGGAAAACAAAAGGTTGATATAACTTGTGTTGAAAATGTTGCCTATGCTTTAAGATTAGCATTAGAAAACAATCAATATTCAAGGGAAATATACAATATTACAAATGATGAGCCAATAGAGTTTAAAGAGATTTTAACTTTATTTTTTAATGAAATAGGAACAGAAGGAAAATATTTAAAATGGAACTATAATCTAATTTCCTCTTTAGTTTCATTTTTAGAAATTTTCTATAAATTTTTTAGAATAAAAAAAGAACCTCCAATTACTAAATATACTTTATATTTAATGAGATATAGTCAAACTCTAAATATTGACAAGGCTAAAAAAGAATTGGGCTACTATCCAAAAATGTCTATACTAGAAGGAGTTAAAAAATATGTTGAACACAGCAGAAAAAATGATAGAGAAAGTTGA
- a CDS encoding MBL fold metallo-hydrolase: MLNTAEKMIEKVDYFACGYCTNDLKRIFKGFDKTIVNFYAGVFLIKHKKLGYILYDTGYSMDILKNNLKYFLYRFANPITLKKEDMIDYQLKEKGIDKEEIKYIIISHLHPDHIGGLKFFPNSYLILTKTCYNDFKLKKGSLLFFNELLPDNFENRLILTDNYKENSLFPYKSSFDLFSDLSMLIVEVNGHTKGQACLFLPDNNLFIAADVCWGTEFLPFTDKMKWLPRKIQNNFEDYRKGSDLLKKLIEGNISVIVSHDKKEKIFNILKNL, translated from the coding sequence ATGTTGAACACAGCAGAAAAAATGATAGAGAAAGTTGATTATTTTGCCTGTGGCTATTGTACCAATGATTTAAAAAGAATTTTTAAAGGTTTTGACAAAACAATAGTCAATTTCTATGCAGGAGTTTTTTTAATAAAACATAAAAAGTTGGGATATATTTTATATGATACAGGTTATTCTATGGATATTTTAAAAAATAATCTTAAATATTTTTTATATAGATTTGCCAATCCTATCACTTTAAAAAAAGAAGATATGATAGACTATCAACTTAAAGAAAAAGGTATAGATAAAGAAGAGATAAAATATATTATTATTTCACATTTACACCCTGACCATATTGGTGGTTTAAAATTTTTTCCAAATTCTTACCTAATTTTAACTAAAACTTGTTACAATGATTTTAAGTTAAAAAAAGGTAGTCTATTATTTTTTAATGAATTACTACCAGATAATTTTGAAAATAGATTGATATTAACAGATAATTATAAAGAAAATAGCTTATTTCCTTATAAAAGTAGTTTTGATTTATTTTCAGATTTATCAATGTTAATAGTTGAAGTAAATGGGCATACAAAAGGGCAGGCTTGTTTATTTTTGCCAGATAATAATTTATTTATTGCTGCTGATGTATGTTGGGGAACAGAATTTTTACCTTTTACAGATAAAATGAAGTGGCTTCCTAGAAAAATTCAAAATAATTTTGAAGATTATAGAAAAGGTAGTGATTTATTAAAGAAATTGATAGAGGGTAATATTTCTGTTATTGTTAGCCATGATAAAAAAGAAAAAATTTTTAATATATTGAAAAACTTATAA
- a CDS encoding F390 synthetase-related protein, which yields MKKIFKIILTFIKVRYFSKWTSRDKLLKYQEKQVEKHLKFLKENSPYFKTHKITEDFTMNKAFMMENFDELNTLGVKKDEAMDIALNSEKTRNFNQKYKNISVGLSSGTSGHRGMFITTPEEQGIWAGTILAKLLPKNNILGHKIAFFLRADNDLYKTINSFLISLEYFDTFKDIDEHIERLNKYQPTMMVSPPSLLLILAKKIEEGELKISPKRVISVAEILEKPDEEYIKKQFKLNIIHQIYQATEGFLACTCEYGHLHLNEDLIKFEKKYIDEKRFYPIITDFRRTSQPFVNYYLNDILVEVTKPCECGSVLQRIEKIEGRSDDIFKFINKFGKEVVVFPDFIRRTILFVENIREYQVFQINNNLLEVAILNINEEQKDLIRKEFNKLFTSLEIENIKIKFIDYKIDRTKKLKRIVRKVGE from the coding sequence ATGAAAAAAATATTTAAAATTATCTTAACTTTTATTAAAGTAAGATATTTTAGCAAGTGGACTTCAAGAGATAAACTTTTAAAATATCAAGAAAAGCAAGTAGAAAAGCATTTAAAATTTTTAAAAGAAAATTCACCTTATTTTAAAACTCATAAAATTACAGAAGATTTTACTATGAATAAGGCATTTATGATGGAAAATTTTGATGAATTAAATACCTTAGGAGTTAAAAAGGATGAAGCAATGGATATTGCTTTAAATAGTGAAAAAACTAGAAATTTTAATCAAAAATACAAAAATATTTCAGTTGGGTTATCCTCTGGAACATCTGGGCATAGAGGAATGTTTATCACAACTCCAGAAGAACAAGGAATATGGGCAGGTACTATCCTTGCTAAGTTGCTTCCTAAAAATAATATTTTGGGACATAAAATAGCATTTTTTCTAAGAGCAGATAATGATTTATACAAAACTATAAATTCATTTTTAATAAGTTTAGAATATTTTGACACTTTTAAAGATATTGATGAACATATAGAAAGATTGAATAAATACCAGCCAACTATGATGGTTTCACCTCCCTCTTTACTTTTAATACTAGCTAAGAAAATAGAAGAAGGAGAGTTAAAAATTTCTCCAAAAAGAGTTATTTCAGTTGCTGAAATTTTAGAAAAACCTGATGAAGAATATATTAAAAAACAATTTAAACTGAATATAATACATCAGATTTATCAAGCAACAGAAGGCTTTTTAGCTTGCACTTGTGAATATGGACATTTACATCTAAATGAAGATTTAATAAAGTTTGAAAAAAAATATATAGATGAAAAGAGATTTTATCCAATAATTACCGATTTTAGAAGAACTAGTCAACCTTTTGTAAATTATTATCTTAATGACATTCTAGTTGAAGTAACAAAACCTTGTGAATGTGGTTCAGTTCTACAAAGAATTGAAAAGATTGAGGGACGTTCAGATGATATTTTCAAATTTATTAATAAATTTGGCAAAGAAGTTGTAGTATTTCCTGATTTTATTAGAAGAACTATACTCTTTGTTGAAAATATAAGAGAGTATCAAGTCTTTCAAATAAATAATAATTTATTAGAAGTTGCTATTTTAAATATAAATGAAGAACAAAAAGACTTAATAAGAAAAGAATTTAATAAATTATTTACTTCTTTAGAAATTGAAAATATAAAAATTAAATTTATAGATTATAAAATAGATAGAACTAAAAAATTAAAAAGGATAGTAAGGAAGGTAGGAGAATGA
- a CDS encoding 3-oxoacyl-ACP synthase III family protein, whose amino-acid sequence MRKIQFIGYGVELPKNTVNFKEQIRYRISGDEKQISLAVSACQKALKNANITIDDIDCIVSASAVGIQPIPCMAALIHEKIAKGTSIPALDINTTCTSFITALDTMSYLLETGRYKRVLIVSCDVASRALNPKQKESFQLFSDGAVAFIVEKTNKEVGVIDAMQRTWSEGAHSTEIRGGLSNFHPENYTESTKEEFMFDMNGKTILSLCMKKVPKMMEEFLENNNMKISDIDMLIPHQASVAMPLIMEKLGVPKGKYIDEVKEFGNMVSASVPMTLAHGLEKQKIKNGDIILLIGTAAGLTTNIMLIKI is encoded by the coding sequence ATGAGAAAAATTCAATTTATAGGATATGGAGTAGAATTACCTAAAAATACAGTTAACTTTAAAGAACAAATTCGTTATAGGATAAGTGGAGATGAAAAACAAATTTCTCTTGCAGTTTCTGCTTGTCAAAAAGCCTTAAAAAATGCTAATATTACAATTGATGATATTGATTGCATAGTTTCAGCCAGTGCAGTTGGTATACAACCTATACCTTGTATGGCAGCCTTAATTCATGAGAAAATAGCAAAAGGAACTTCTATCCCTGCACTTGATATAAATACTACTTGTACAAGCTTTATAACAGCTTTGGATACTATGTCCTATCTTTTAGAAACAGGAAGATATAAAAGAGTATTGATAGTTTCCTGTGATGTTGCTTCAAGAGCATTAAATCCTAAACAAAAAGAAAGTTTTCAACTTTTCAGTGATGGAGCAGTTGCCTTTATAGTTGAAAAAACTAATAAAGAAGTTGGTGTTATTGATGCTATGCAAAGAACTTGGTCAGAGGGAGCACATTCTACTGAAATTCGTGGAGGTCTAAGTAATTTTCATCCTGAAAATTATACAGAAAGTACAAAAGAAGAATTTATGTTTGATATGAATGGAAAAACTATATTATCTCTATGTATGAAAAAAGTTCCTAAGATGATGGAAGAATTTTTAGAAAATAACAATATGAAAATATCTGATATAGATATGTTAATCCCACATCAAGCCAGTGTTGCTATGCCTCTTATAATGGAAAAACTGGGAGTACCCAAAGGTAAATATATAGATGAAGTAAAAGAATTTGGAAATATGGTATCTGCTTCTGTTCCTATGACACTGGCACATGGTTTAGAAAAGCAAAAAATTAAAAATGGTGATATAATATTACTTATAGGTACTGCTGCTGGACTTACTACAAATATAATGTTGATAAAAATATAA